A single region of the Microcella sp. genome encodes:
- a CDS encoding DUF4097 family beta strand repeat-containing protein yields MATETWIVTEPTVIDLEIVRALKVGLIGGQVDIVAHDEPGARVEVHSVAGRDLRVALEGDTLVVDHPQIRWETFFDNFKLFSGKAKADVSILVPRSARLTVGVVTAEALISGMHCDASVNTVSGDVVLDGVVGDVSVHAVSGEVSIREHRGSLDVQTVGGDVTVSGEVRRLTCDSVSANVVADLRGTPDRVRNSTVAGDLTVRLDAGVAAQYLINTMTGRLQLDDARISGVKGQYSGRYGQLAGAFTEVRANSVSGDVSVVHTDRGSSATPEADTAEASA; encoded by the coding sequence ATGGCCACCGAAACCTGGATTGTCACCGAACCGACCGTCATCGATCTTGAGATCGTGCGCGCCCTCAAGGTGGGGCTCATCGGCGGGCAGGTCGACATCGTCGCCCACGACGAGCCTGGTGCTCGCGTCGAAGTGCACTCGGTGGCGGGCCGCGATCTGCGCGTCGCGCTCGAGGGTGACACTCTCGTGGTCGATCACCCGCAGATCAGGTGGGAGACCTTCTTTGACAACTTCAAGCTGTTCAGCGGCAAGGCGAAGGCTGACGTGAGCATTCTGGTGCCGCGCAGTGCTCGGTTGACGGTGGGGGTGGTGACGGCCGAGGCGCTCATCAGCGGCATGCACTGCGACGCGTCGGTCAACACGGTGAGCGGAGACGTGGTGCTTGACGGAGTGGTGGGCGACGTGTCGGTGCACGCCGTGAGCGGCGAAGTGTCGATTCGCGAGCACCGCGGAAGCCTCGACGTTCAGACGGTCGGCGGTGACGTGACGGTATCGGGCGAGGTGCGGCGTCTGACGTGCGACAGTGTCTCGGCGAACGTGGTGGCCGACCTTCGCGGTACCCCAGACCGCGTGCGCAACAGCACCGTCGCGGGCGACCTCACGGTGCGGCTCGACGCAGGGGTCGCCGCGCAGTATCTGATCAACACGATGACGGGGCGCTTGCAGCTCGACGACGCGCGCATCAGCGGAGTGAAGGGCCAGTACTCGGGCCGGTATGGCCAGTTGGCGGGTGCGTTCACCGAGGTGCGCGCGAACTCAGTGTCGGGTGACGTGTCGGTGGTGCACACCGATCGTGGGTCTTCTGCGACGCCTGAGGCTGACACTGCTGAGGCTTCGGCGTGA
- a CDS encoding efflux RND transporter permease subunit, which produces MHLLSVFSLRNRALIALVTIVVGFFGYLSLTSLKQELIPSVSFPQVLIITAYPGAAPEAVEADVSTPIETAVQGVPNLESSNATSSTGFSIVSARFEFGTDIARAEQRVQLAVNRLSLPNDVEPQVVTGSIDDLPVIQIAVTSNLSPGDLAAALQNQAVPELTELEGVREVAVFGAVGDRVTITPDDDELFTLGLSRADITDALDAYGVLLPAGTITEDGTTLSVLTGVRIEGIDELGALPLIGAESDGVTTIADVAELAIVSDPIQGVSRVNGEPSLTLAVTKTPAGNTVEVSRLVQDALPAIATAIGSNTTFTVVFDQAPFIESSIEALAVEGTLGLIFAVIIILVFLLSVRSTLVTAISIPTSILLTFIGMQAAGYSLNILTLGAITISVGRVVDDSIVVVENIKRHLALGEPKMQAILVGVREVATAITAATATTIAVFLPLALVGDITGELFRPFALTTAIALAASLFVSLTIVPVLSYWFLRPPKVGSHAAALSLEEESAQPTRLQRSYLPVVRWTLKRPVATVLLSLMLLGGTAGLATNLQTNFIGDSGQNTLTVTQSLENGTSLEELDRAASVVEDTLLEVDGIETVQVSIGSGDGSALAFFRGGGDITYSITTDESFDQVELQNAVRDAVADLDGVGDLALQSAGSGFASSTIDVRITAANESDLREASDRILAAVRDVDVVAEASSNLASTQPYLAIEVDRERAAELGLSEIAVGGIVAQAMFPASVGQVVIDGKTLSIYLPNESAPTTAQELRDFSIPTAIGPQPLSELATVDEATGPANITTIRGVRSATVSVTPGIADIGGVSTAVREAVDATTLPDSASANLGGVTAQQADAFSQLGLALLAAILIVYVVMVATFKSLRQPLLLLVSIPFAATGAIGLQLIANIPLGVPSLIGVLMLIGIVVTNAIVLIDLVNQFRERGMSVRQSVIEGSSRRLRPILMTAAATIFALIPLAIGLTGSGGFISQPLAIVVIGGLISSTLLTLVVLPALYYLVEGARERREEKRAAKAAELDGQPARRARPATP; this is translated from the coding sequence GTGCACTTGCTTTCGGTGTTCAGCCTGCGCAACCGCGCCCTCATCGCCCTGGTCACGATCGTTGTGGGGTTCTTCGGCTACCTGTCGTTGACGAGCCTCAAGCAAGAGCTGATTCCCTCGGTCAGTTTTCCGCAAGTGCTCATCATCACTGCCTACCCCGGTGCCGCGCCCGAAGCCGTCGAAGCCGACGTCAGCACGCCCATCGAAACGGCCGTGCAGGGCGTGCCCAACCTCGAAAGCTCGAACGCCACCTCGAGCACCGGCTTCTCGATCGTCAGCGCGCGATTCGAGTTCGGCACCGATATCGCCCGCGCCGAGCAGCGCGTGCAACTCGCCGTCAACCGACTCTCGCTGCCGAACGACGTCGAACCCCAGGTGGTCACCGGCTCGATCGACGACTTGCCCGTCATCCAAATCGCAGTCACGAGCAACCTCTCACCTGGCGACCTCGCCGCCGCGTTGCAGAACCAGGCAGTGCCCGAGCTCACCGAACTCGAAGGCGTGCGCGAGGTCGCCGTCTTCGGTGCTGTCGGCGACCGCGTCACGATCACGCCAGACGACGACGAGCTGTTCACCCTGGGGCTGAGTCGCGCCGACATCACCGACGCGCTCGACGCCTACGGCGTGCTGCTGCCCGCAGGCACCATCACCGAAGACGGCACAACTCTGTCGGTGCTGACGGGCGTGCGCATCGAGGGCATCGACGAACTCGGCGCCCTGCCCCTCATCGGTGCCGAGAGCGACGGCGTCACGACCATCGCCGACGTCGCCGAGCTCGCCATCGTCAGCGACCCCATTCAAGGCGTCTCGCGCGTCAACGGCGAACCCTCGCTGACCCTCGCCGTTACGAAGACTCCCGCCGGCAACACCGTCGAAGTGTCACGACTGGTGCAAGATGCCCTGCCCGCGATCGCCACCGCCATCGGCTCGAACACCACCTTCACTGTGGTGTTCGATCAGGCACCGTTCATCGAGAGCTCGATCGAGGCGCTCGCCGTCGAAGGCACCCTCGGCCTCATCTTCGCCGTCATCATCATTCTGGTCTTCTTGCTGTCGGTGCGATCGACCCTCGTCACCGCCATCTCGATACCCACCTCGATTCTGCTCACCTTCATCGGCATGCAGGCGGCCGGGTATTCGCTCAACATCTTGACCCTCGGCGCCATCACCATCTCCGTCGGCCGCGTCGTCGACGACTCGATCGTCGTCGTCGAAAACATCAAGCGGCACCTCGCCCTCGGTGAGCCGAAGATGCAGGCGATTCTCGTCGGCGTGCGCGAAGTGGCCACCGCGATCACGGCGGCCACCGCGACGACCATCGCCGTCTTCTTGCCCCTCGCGCTCGTCGGAGACATCACGGGCGAACTCTTCCGCCCCTTCGCGTTGACGACCGCCATCGCCCTCGCCGCCTCGCTCTTCGTCTCACTCACGATCGTGCCGGTGCTGTCGTACTGGTTCTTGCGCCCACCCAAGGTCGGCTCGCACGCTGCCGCGCTCTCGCTCGAAGAAGAATCGGCTCAGCCCACCCGGCTGCAGCGCAGCTACCTGCCCGTCGTGCGCTGGACGCTCAAGCGCCCCGTCGCCACCGTGCTGCTCTCGCTCATGCTGCTCGGCGGTACCGCCGGGCTCGCCACCAACCTGCAGACCAACTTCATCGGCGACTCGGGGCAGAACACGCTCACCGTCACGCAGTCGCTCGAGAACGGCACGAGCCTCGAAGAACTCGACCGCGCGGCCTCGGTAGTCGAAGACACCCTGCTCGAGGTCGACGGCATCGAGACCGTGCAGGTGTCGATCGGCTCGGGTGACGGGTCGGCGCTCGCCTTCTTCAGAGGCGGTGGCGACATCACCTACTCGATCACCACCGACGAGTCGTTCGACCAGGTCGAACTGCAGAATGCGGTGCGCGACGCCGTCGCCGACCTCGACGGCGTGGGCGACCTCGCCCTGCAGTCTGCCGGTTCGGGATTCGCATCATCGACGATCGACGTGCGCATCACGGCGGCGAACGAGAGCGACCTGCGCGAAGCCTCCGACCGCATCCTCGCCGCCGTGCGCGACGTCGATGTGGTCGCCGAAGCGAGCAGCAACCTCGCGTCGACTCAGCCCTACCTCGCCATCGAAGTCGACCGCGAGAGGGCCGCAGAACTGGGGCTCAGCGAGATCGCCGTCGGCGGCATCGTTGCGCAGGCCATGTTTCCGGCCTCGGTCGGTCAGGTCGTCATCGACGGCAAGACCCTGTCGATCTACTTGCCCAACGAGAGCGCGCCCACCACGGCGCAAGAGTTGCGTGACTTCAGCATCCCGACCGCAATCGGCCCCCAGCCCCTCAGCGAGCTGGCGACCGTCGACGAGGCGACCGGCCCGGCGAACATCACGACCATTCGCGGCGTGCGCAGCGCGACCGTCTCGGTGACTCCCGGCATCGCCGACATCGGGGGCGTCTCGACCGCGGTGCGCGAGGCCGTCGACGCGACCACCTTGCCCGACAGCGCCTCGGCGAACCTCGGCGGCGTCACCGCCCAGCAGGCTGACGCCTTCAGCCAACTCGGCCTCGCGCTGCTCGCCGCCATTCTCATCGTCTACGTCGTCATGGTGGCCACCTTCAAGAGCCTGCGGCAGCCGCTGCTGCTGCTCGTGTCGATTCCGTTTGCGGCGACCGGCGCCATCGGCCTGCAGTTGATCGCGAACATTCCGCTCGGAGTGCCGTCGCTCATCGGCGTGCTCATGCTCATCGGCATCGTCGTCACCAACGCGATCGTGCTCATCGACCTCGTCAACCAGTTCAGAGAACGCGGCATGTCGGTGCGTCAATCGGTCATCGAGGGCTCGTCGCGACGCCTGCGCCCCATCCTCATGACGGCGGCCGCCACCATCTTCGCGCTCATCCCGCTCGCCATCGGGCTCACCGGCAGCGGAGGATTCATCTCGCAGCCGCTCGCCATCGTCGTCATCGGCGGGCTCATCTCGTCGACGCTGCTCACCCTCGTGGTGCTGCCCGCGCTGTACTACCTCGTGGAGGGTGCGCGCGAGCGCCGCGAGGAGAAGCGCGCGGCGAAGGCGGCAGAGCTCGACGGGCAGCCCGCACGCCGAGCGCGGCCGGCAACGCCGTGA
- a CDS encoding ion transporter produces MTAPTPSPSESTTVSPGLFTSATMQLPAYRVQWLAKLMYGNGFEFVVLAVIIANAAALAVLTFSGVSPEVVLIATMIDRFAIIFYTVELVFRIVSYGKKPWMFFRNPWNVFDFIIVIAIPFLDGATVIFRLVRLLRILRIFRFLPEARILMLSMVKSVAPLANLAVLIGFLMFIYAMAGVYLFGTENPEQWGNVGAAMLTLTVMLTLENFPDSFLAGLDITPIALLFFLSYMFFIVFTVLNVLIGIVLTAMDQAREEVHTDRAGEVSATGSIRLPVDRGAAELDELSGELDAVEAGGSASPDHIRRLREEIARLRGS; encoded by the coding sequence ATGACCGCGCCCACCCCCTCCCCCTCTGAGTCAACGACCGTCTCACCCGGGCTGTTCACGTCAGCCACCATGCAGCTGCCGGCCTACCGCGTGCAGTGGTTGGCCAAGCTCATGTACGGCAACGGTTTCGAGTTCGTCGTGCTCGCCGTCATCATCGCCAACGCCGCCGCGCTCGCCGTGCTGACCTTCAGCGGGGTGTCGCCCGAGGTGGTGCTGATCGCGACGATGATCGACCGCTTCGCGATCATCTTCTACACGGTCGAACTGGTCTTTCGCATCGTGTCATACGGCAAGAAGCCGTGGATGTTCTTCCGCAACCCCTGGAACGTTTTCGACTTCATCATCGTCATCGCCATCCCCTTCCTCGACGGTGCCACCGTCATCTTCCGACTCGTGCGGCTGCTGCGCATTCTGCGCATCTTCCGTTTCTTGCCCGAAGCGCGCATCCTCATGCTGTCGATGGTCAAGTCGGTCGCTCCGCTCGCCAACCTTGCCGTGCTCATCGGCTTCTTGATGTTTATCTACGCCATGGCGGGCGTCTACCTGTTCGGCACTGAGAACCCCGAGCAGTGGGGCAACGTCGGCGCGGCAATGCTGACGCTCACGGTCATGCTGACGCTCGAAAACTTTCCCGACTCGTTTCTTGCCGGGCTCGACATCACACCGATCGCGCTCCTCTTCTTCCTCTCGTACATGTTCTTCATCGTCTTTACCGTGCTCAACGTGCTCATCGGCATCGTGCTCACCGCCATGGATCAAGCGCGTGAAGAAGTGCACACCGACCGCGCCGGCGAAGTGTCGGCGACAGGCAGCATCCGCCTGCCGGTCGACCGAGGGGCGGCCGAACTCGACGAGCTCAGCGGCGAACTCGACGCCGTCGAGGCTGGTGGTTCGGCATCGCCCGACCACATCAGGCGGCTGCGAGAAGAGATTGCGCGCCTGCGCGGCAGCTAG
- a CDS encoding PLP-dependent aminotransferase family protein has protein sequence MPSLSARALASQLGEWRPHGTTPLYEALADRVRLLILDGRISLGTRLPAERLLAEHEDLSRTTVAAAYARLRELGFAESLRGSGTVARLPRSFDDGAPALGESAGPGIIDLSKATLTAIPLVAEAAREAADLLPAHLHESGFDPVGLRVLRQAIADRYTARGLPTTADEILITLGAQHAIALITRTLLSRGDRALIEAPSYPHAVEALQHAGARLVTVPVTTDEGWSNEVLEQVMPRTAPALAYLMPDFHNPTGRTMPDEQRQRLQSLAAAHGTVLLVDETMAELGFGRDDQPAPFAIGAEQRGATVVTVGSVGKSIWGGIRLGWVRGDRDLITRLSLARLAGDLGSPVLEQLVLLRLLDSYDRVLAARRADLRTGHSLMIAELEQRFPSWAVPHVDGGLSLWVNLGAPVSSQLALAARAEGLLIGAGPRFGIDGAFERFLRLPFCHPAEHTLRALDLLELAWNRVVQREPLVASDEVLAAVV, from the coding sequence ATGCCCTCCCTCTCGGCTCGAGCATTGGCCTCTCAATTGGGTGAGTGGCGCCCGCACGGCACCACTCCGCTCTACGAGGCGCTCGCCGACCGCGTGCGCCTACTCATTCTCGACGGGCGCATCTCGCTCGGCACCCGGCTGCCCGCCGAGCGCCTGCTCGCCGAGCACGAAGACCTCAGCCGCACCACCGTCGCCGCCGCCTACGCGCGACTGCGCGAGCTCGGGTTCGCCGAAAGCCTGCGCGGGTCAGGCACCGTCGCGCGGCTACCCCGCAGCTTCGACGACGGGGCTCCTGCACTCGGGGAGTCTGCCGGCCCGGGCATCATCGACCTCTCGAAAGCGACCCTCACCGCCATTCCGCTCGTCGCCGAAGCCGCCCGAGAAGCCGCCGACCTGCTGCCCGCCCACCTGCACGAAAGCGGCTTCGACCCCGTCGGCCTGCGAGTGCTGCGCCAGGCCATCGCCGACCGCTACACGGCACGCGGGCTGCCGACCACGGCCGACGAGATACTCATCACCCTCGGTGCGCAGCACGCGATCGCCCTCATCACTCGCACCCTGCTCTCGCGCGGCGACCGAGCCCTCATCGAAGCGCCGAGCTACCCGCACGCCGTCGAAGCCCTGCAGCATGCGGGCGCGCGACTCGTCACTGTTCCGGTCACGACCGACGAGGGCTGGAGCAACGAAGTGCTCGAGCAAGTGATGCCGCGCACCGCCCCCGCGCTCGCCTACCTCATGCCCGACTTTCACAACCCCACCGGCCGCACCATGCCCGACGAGCAGCGGCAGCGACTGCAGAGCCTCGCCGCCGCGCACGGCACCGTGCTGCTCGTCGACGAGACCATGGCTGAACTCGGCTTCGGCCGCGACGACCAGCCAGCGCCCTTCGCCATCGGCGCCGAGCAGCGCGGCGCCACCGTGGTCACCGTCGGCTCGGTCGGCAAGAGCATCTGGGGCGGCATCAGACTCGGCTGGGTGCGCGGCGACCGCGACCTCATCACGCGCCTCTCGCTTGCTCGCCTCGCCGGCGACCTCGGGTCTCCCGTGCTCGAGCAACTCGTGCTACTGCGTCTTCTCGACTCGTATGATCGCGTGCTGGCTGCCCGCCGCGCCGACCTGCGCACCGGGCACTCGCTCATGATCGCAGAGCTCGAGCAGCGCTTTCCGAGCTGGGCAGTGCCCCACGTCGACGGCGGCCTGAGCCTGTGGGTCAACCTCGGGGCCCCCGTCAGCTCGCAGCTCGCACTCGCCGCGCGCGCCGAAGGGCTGCTCATCGGCGCCGGGCCGCGCTTCGGCATCGACGGAGCCTTCGAGCGCTTTCTGCGCCTGCCGTTCTGCCACCCGGCCGAGCACACGCTCCGAGCCCTCGACCTGCTCGAGCTCGCCTGGAACCGTGTCGTGCAGCGCGAGCCGCTCGTCGCCTCAGATGAGGTGCTCGCGGCCGTCGTGTAG
- a CDS encoding SRPBCC domain-containing protein translates to MTTSAATTGEFTITRTFDAPRELVWRAWTDEGELAQWLHPFGVTTDSVSFDVRVGGRYTYTMTNVETGDTYPTGGQYVEIEPFDRLVFSWGEPDAHVDEAPRITLTFIDRGEQTELVFHLRGYDGTPGDGFVYDGWDEALTNMQRHLAGEPLG, encoded by the coding sequence ATGACCACCTCAGCAGCGACGACCGGAGAGTTCACCATCACCCGCACGTTCGACGCCCCGCGCGAACTCGTCTGGCGGGCCTGGACCGACGAGGGCGAACTCGCCCAGTGGTTGCACCCCTTCGGCGTCACCACCGACTCGGTCTCGTTCGACGTCAGGGTCGGCGGCCGCTACACCTACACGATGACGAACGTCGAGACGGGAGACACCTACCCGACCGGCGGGCAGTACGTCGAGATCGAGCCGTTCGATCGCCTCGTCTTCTCGTGGGGTGAACCTGACGCCCACGTCGATGAAGCGCCGCGCATCACACTCACCTTCATTGACCGCGGCGAGCAGACCGAGCTCGTCTTCCACTTGCGCGGCTACGACGGCACGCCCGGCGACGGCTTCGTCTACGACGGCTGGGACGAAGCGCTGACGAACATGCAGCGGCACTTGGCCGGTGAGCCCCTGGGGTAA
- a CDS encoding MerR family transcriptional regulator, whose protein sequence is MQWSIHDIARLSGTTSRTLRHYHDIGLLHPSSIGANGYRYYDEAALTRLQRILMLRDLGLGLPAIAEVLAGQTDDVRALVTHLHWLELERERVARQIASVTTTIRQLEGGEQLMAEDMFDGFDHTVYQDEVEQRWGADAYARSDRWWRELGAEGQAAFKNEVDQLQRGFAAAHAAGTPADDADVQALTARHYAWVRAGWGDTAPSAEAYLGLGDMYVADPRFAKHYGGPEAAEFVREAMRVYAASELA, encoded by the coding sequence ATGCAGTGGTCGATTCACGACATCGCCCGACTCTCGGGCACCACGAGCCGCACCCTGCGGCACTATCACGACATCGGGCTGCTGCATCCGTCGAGCATTGGCGCCAACGGCTACCGGTACTACGACGAAGCAGCGCTCACGCGCCTGCAGCGCATCTTGATGCTGCGAGACCTGGGGCTCGGGCTGCCCGCCATCGCCGAGGTGCTCGCGGGGCAGACCGACGACGTTCGTGCACTCGTCACGCACCTGCACTGGCTCGAACTCGAGCGAGAGCGGGTCGCGCGGCAGATCGCGAGCGTCACGACCACCATTCGACAACTGGAAGGAGGTGAACAACTGATGGCAGAAGACATGTTCGACGGATTCGACCACACCGTCTACCAAGACGAGGTCGAACAGCGTTGGGGTGCAGACGCCTACGCCCGCAGCGACCGCTGGTGGCGAGAACTCGGCGCCGAGGGCCAAGCGGCCTTCAAGAACGAGGTCGACCAACTGCAGCGCGGCTTCGCCGCCGCGCACGCGGCCGGCACTCCGGCTGACGACGCAGACGTGCAAGCCCTGACCGCCCGGCACTACGCCTGGGTGCGAGCCGGCTGGGGCGACACGGCTCCGAGTGCCGAGGCATACCTCGGGCTTGGCGATATGTATGTCGCAGACCCGCGCTTCGCGAAGCACTACGGCGGCCCCGAGGCCGCCGAGTTCGTGCGCGAGGCGATGCGCGTCTACGCGGCGAGCGAGCTCGCGTAG
- a CDS encoding helix-turn-helix transcriptional regulator has product MDVETQLTQVFSALADPTRRRILSQLATGPARVGDVAAQFDVSPPAISQHLKVLERAGLVSRTAQAQWRTLSLQTEPLEQASAWVDAQRREWNLRLDALEKHLETMKHATTTPQKEPS; this is encoded by the coding sequence ATGGATGTCGAGACGCAGTTGACCCAGGTGTTCTCCGCGCTCGCCGACCCCACGCGGCGTCGCATCTTGTCCCAACTCGCGACCGGCCCTGCGCGCGTGGGCGACGTTGCCGCGCAGTTCGACGTGAGCCCTCCGGCGATCTCGCAACACCTCAAAGTGCTCGAGCGCGCGGGCCTCGTCTCGCGCACGGCGCAGGCGCAGTGGCGCACGCTGTCGCTGCAGACCGAGCCGCTCGAGCAGGCCTCGGCCTGGGTCGACGCGCAGCGCCGCGAGTGGAACCTGCGACTCGACGCTCTCGAGAAGCATCTCGAGACCATGAAGCACGCCACCACGACCCCTCAGAAGGAGCCATCATGA
- a CDS encoding PadR family transcriptional regulator produces the protein MSPAVFGHGHLRLYLLFVLDERPMHGYEIIQALSDRFGGTYVPSAGTIYPRLAKLESEGLVSKESDGRKTVYALTDAGRAELNDRRDELDGIEAGLGDSVRRLADEVRASVGEAMGALRAELAAAAREARDDARTAGTWTSDTQWAARAADAAGAAGAAAGAAAAEAVHDVTTSMHSTLRESRSDARAQVQRAEVLLAEFRQDVRTELRSAASRGSLDSSTIDALDSGLRELRASILNRLH, from the coding sequence GTGAGCCCCGCGGTGTTCGGCCACGGGCACTTGCGGCTCTATTTGCTGTTTGTGCTCGATGAGCGGCCGATGCACGGCTACGAGATCATTCAGGCGTTGAGCGATCGCTTTGGCGGAACGTATGTTCCGTCGGCGGGCACGATCTACCCGCGGTTGGCGAAGCTTGAGTCTGAGGGTCTGGTGTCGAAAGAGTCTGATGGTCGCAAGACCGTCTACGCCTTGACCGACGCGGGGCGTGCTGAGTTGAACGACCGCCGCGACGAGCTCGACGGTATCGAGGCCGGGCTTGGTGATTCGGTGCGGCGTCTCGCCGATGAGGTGCGAGCCTCGGTCGGTGAGGCGATGGGCGCGTTGCGGGCTGAACTCGCCGCGGCTGCGCGCGAGGCGCGCGACGATGCTCGAACGGCGGGCACGTGGACTTCTGACACGCAGTGGGCGGCTCGGGCGGCGGATGCAGCCGGTGCCGCGGGTGCTGCTGCGGGCGCGGCTGCGGCCGAGGCTGTGCACGACGTGACGACGTCGATGCATTCGACGCTGCGCGAGTCTCGGTCTGACGCTCGTGCGCAGGTGCAACGCGCCGAGGTGCTGTTGGCCGAGTTTCGGCAAGACGTGCGCACCGAGTTGCGGTCGGCCGCGTCGCGCGGGTCGCTCGACTCGTCGACGATCGATGCCCTCGACTCGGGGCTGCGCGAGCTGCGCGCGAGCATCCTGAACCGACTGCACTGA